In the Euphorbia lathyris chromosome 5, ddEupLath1.1, whole genome shotgun sequence genome, one interval contains:
- the LOC136230626 gene encoding transcription factor bHLH62: MESEFFLNAGIPPPPPPSLHFEPTSNSSMPTWKSLCPSMEMQVNEFNQSSDCFFNANWEKSTDQGLHFDSALSSMVSSPAASNSNISTESFMIRELIGKLGNIGNNNNNSGEISSHSQLHTNTNTSCYNTPISSPPKLNLHPMDQIPKIGGLNSTVAEFTADPGFAERAARFSCFGSRSFNDRTTQIGLNNSESPFRCNNNHNTNNNPSVNAKLPRVSSTPSLKAIGSQKSHKNSPLMDRSELGNSSSPEESSVSEQTPNESNSRKRKSVSKGKSKETQLPKEAETDDSNAKRCKGNEKATVKAEDEQNKVNSKPPEPPKDYIHVRARRGQATDSHSLAERVRREKISERMKLLQDLVPGCNKVTGKALMLDEIINYVQSLQRQVEFLSMKLSSVNTRLDINMDTLISKDIFESSNQMGNGNSIFEIDTSASGIFGHQNPLTQCSVDPLGLNLHHLSSSLEPFNHSAPQYPTFSQDDLQTLVQMGFAQNQTGASQVSHLKTEL, from the exons ATGGAGAGTGAGTTCTTTCTTAATGCCGGAATCCCTCCGCCGCCTCCGCCGTCATTACATTTCGAACCAACTTCAAATTCATCAATGCCCACTTGGAAATCACTTTGTCCATCCATGGAAATGCAAGTTAACGAGTTTAATCAGTCTTCCGATTGCTTCTTCAATGCCAATTGGGaaaagtcaacagatcaaggtCTCCACTTTGACTCTGCTCTCAGTTCAATGGTTTCATCGCCGGCAGCCTCTAATTCTAACATATCCACCGAGAGCTTCATGATCAGAGAATTAATTGGGAAATTGGGAAATATTggtaacaacaacaacaattccGGCGAGATCTCATCGCATTCTCAGCTTCATACAAACACAAACACTTCTTGTTACAATACTCCGATTAGTTCACCGCCGAAGTTGAATTTACATCCAATGGATCAAATTCCCAAAATTGGGGGTTTGAATTCTACTGTGGCGGAATTCACAGCTGATCCTGGTTTTGCAGAAAGAGCAGCTAGATTTTCATGTTTCGGCAGCAGAAGTTTCAATGACAGAACAACCCAAATTGGGTTAAACAATTCAGAATCTCCGTTCAGATGTAACAATAATCATAATACTAATAATAATCCTTCAGTGAATGCTAAATTGCCTCGCGTATCGAGTACTCCTTCACTCAAAGCAATTGGATCTCAGAAGAGTCACAAAAATTCGCCATTGATGGATAGATCCGAATTGGGGAATTCTTCTTCGCCGGAGGAATCCTCTGTTTCCGAACAGACACCGAACGAGTCCAATTCGAGAAAAAGGAAATCAGTTTCCAAGGGAAAATCAAAAGAAACCCAATTGCCCAAG GAAGCAGAAACAGATGATTCAAATGCGAAAAGATGCAAAGGAAATGAAAAAGCAACAGTAAAAGCAGAGGATGAACAGAACAAGGTAAATTCAAAGCCACCAGAACCACCAAAAGACTATATCCATGTCAGAGCAAGAAGAGGCCAAGCAACTGATAGTCACAGCTTAGCTGAAAGG GTTCGAAGAGAGAAAATTAGCGAACGCATGAAGCTTCTTCAAGATCTTGTGCCTGGTTGCAATAAG GTCACAGGAAAAGCCCTTATGCTGGATGAAATTATAAACTATGTGCAGTCATTACAACGGCAAGTGGAG TTTCTCTCCATGAAGTTGTCTTCTGTGAATACCAGGCTGGATATCAACATGGATACTCTAATTTCAAAAgat ATATTTGAATCAAGCAACCAAATGGGCAACGGAAATTCAATATTCGAAATAGATACCTCGGCGTCAGGCATATTTGGGCACCAAAACCCACTCACTCAATGCTCTGTGGACCCTTTGGGCCTCAATTTGCACCACTTATCTTCTTCTCTTGAGCCATTTAATCATTCTGCTCCTCAG TATCCAACATTCTCCCAAGATGACCTCCAAACTCTTGTGCAGATGGGTTTTGCCCAAAATCAGACTG GTGCTAGTCAAGTCTCCCACTTGAAAACTGAGCTCTAA